CATGTCCATTCCGCGAAAAGAGAGCCTGTAAGGTGGTGGAAATATACACGAAATGTGGGCGTTGAAAAGTGGGGAAAGAGAAGGTTTACAAAGCGTTGACGGTCACCTGTCCGGACGATAAAAAAGGCGCTTCCCCATGCCGGTTAGCGCCTTTTTAAACAAGCATTTAACTGACTAGTATCAGTTCATGCCATATTTTTTCAGTTTCTTACGCAGGGTACCACGGTTGATGCCCATCATCAGGGCAGCGCGGGTTTGATTACCACGGGTGTATTGCATCACCATGTCCAACAGTGGCTGTTCAACTTCAGCCAGTACCAGCTCATACAGGTCATTAACATCCTGACCGTTCAGTTGAGCAAAATAGTTCTTCAGTGCCTGTTTAACCGAGTCACGCAGGGGCTTTTGAGTCACCTGATCCTGAGAGTTAACGGTAGAAACGGTCAGTACGTCAGAATTTACGCGTTGTT
The sequence above is a segment of the Enterobacter hormaechei ATCC 49162 genome. Coding sequences within it:
- the fis gene encoding DNA-binding transcriptional regulator Fis; translated protein: MFEQRVNSDVLTVSTVNSQDQVTQKPLRDSVKQALKNYFAQLNGQDVNDLYELVLAEVEQPLLDMVMQYTRGNQTRAALMMGINRGTLRKKLKKYGMN